A stretch of Amycolatopsis balhimycina FH 1894 DNA encodes these proteins:
- a CDS encoding SDR family NAD(P)-dependent oxidoreductase has protein sequence MSGTVLVLGGRSEIGLAVAKRLVSGDTRRFVLAARPGADLAAEVAALREAGAETVETAEFDADDLAAQGPFLEKVAAGHGPLGVVVLAFGILGDQARAETDAAHATAIVHTDYVAQVGVLTHAANLLRAQGHGSLVVFSSVAGVRVRRANYVYGSAKAGLDGFASGLADALHCDNRGSAPGRGLRHPGPRKRGGSGVHLLLVRPGFVIGRMTEGMTPAPFSSTPDQVADATVAALRRGRGVVWVPGILRTVFFGMRFLPRAIWRRMPR, from the coding sequence GTGAGCGGAACGGTGCTGGTGCTCGGCGGACGCAGCGAGATCGGGCTGGCCGTGGCGAAACGCCTGGTCAGCGGGGACACCCGGCGGTTCGTGCTGGCCGCGCGGCCGGGCGCGGACCTGGCCGCGGAGGTCGCGGCGCTGCGCGAGGCGGGTGCCGAAACGGTGGAAACGGCCGAGTTCGACGCCGACGACCTCGCCGCGCAGGGCCCGTTCCTGGAGAAGGTGGCGGCCGGGCACGGGCCGCTCGGCGTGGTCGTGCTCGCCTTCGGCATCCTCGGCGACCAGGCCCGCGCCGAGACGGACGCCGCGCACGCCACGGCGATCGTGCACACCGACTACGTCGCCCAGGTCGGCGTGCTGACCCACGCCGCGAACCTGCTGCGCGCGCAGGGGCACGGCAGCCTGGTCGTGTTCTCCTCGGTGGCCGGGGTGCGCGTGCGCCGCGCGAACTACGTCTACGGCTCGGCCAAAGCCGGTCTCGACGGCTTCGCGAGCGGCCTCGCCGACGCCTTGCACTGTGACAACCGGGGCTCCGCCCCGGGCCGGGGGCTCCGCCACCCGGGCCCCCGAAAACGCGGTGGCTCGGGCGTCCATTTGCTGCTCGTCCGTCCCGGTTTCGTGATCGGCCGGATGACCGAGGGCATGACGCCCGCGCCGTTCTCCAGCACCCCGGACCAGGTGGCCGACGCGACGGTCGCCGCGTTGCGCCGCGGCCGCGGGGTCGTCTGGGTGCCCGGCATCCTCCGAACGGTCTTCTTCGGGATGCGCTTTCTGCCGCGCGCGATCTGGCGCAGGATGCCGCGCTAG
- a CDS encoding LCP family protein yields the protein MLLSSRGRRIGGRVALGVVSTLVLGATGYLWTQLSTLDSGIVTADVIPPAAQIDNDDTPPGEPLKVAQNILLAGIDARTDTYGNPLPQNVLDALHAGGGDDGGDTTDTMIVVHIPAGGAAATAISIPRDSYVDIAGGFGKHKINSAYSRGKNASLPGLRAQGLSGAQLEVAANEQGARTAIQTVEKFTGLTINHYAAINLAGFDALSQAVGGVEVCLKAPVHDSYSGADFPAGTQTLSGAQALAFVRQRHGLTSDLDRIARQQAFLSGMAKKVLSAGTFTDPSKLSALVGAVQGAVVLDRGWDILSFAQQLRGMSSGAIAFVTIPVLSLSLPTPSDGDAVKVDPAQVQQFVRTTISTPAVQAAGDDTTGGVKPVAATGTKAPGASDAKQPATSTAAGCVN from the coding sequence GTGCTGTTGTCGTCGCGGGGGCGCCGCATCGGCGGCCGGGTCGCGCTCGGCGTCGTGTCGACGCTGGTGCTCGGCGCCACCGGCTACCTGTGGACGCAGCTGAGCACGCTGGACTCCGGCATCGTCACCGCCGACGTCATCCCGCCCGCGGCCCAGATCGACAACGATGACACCCCGCCCGGCGAGCCGCTCAAGGTCGCCCAGAACATCCTGCTCGCCGGGATCGACGCGCGAACCGACACCTACGGCAACCCGTTGCCACAGAACGTGCTCGACGCGCTCCACGCCGGAGGCGGCGACGACGGCGGCGACACCACCGACACGATGATCGTGGTGCACATCCCGGCGGGCGGCGCCGCGGCCACCGCGATCTCGATCCCGCGTGACTCCTATGTGGACATCGCGGGTGGGTTCGGCAAGCACAAGATCAACTCGGCCTACAGCCGCGGCAAGAACGCCTCGTTGCCCGGTCTGCGCGCCCAGGGCCTCTCCGGCGCGCAGCTCGAAGTGGCCGCGAACGAGCAGGGCGCGCGGACGGCCATCCAGACCGTGGAGAAGTTCACCGGCCTGACGATCAACCACTACGCGGCGATCAACCTCGCGGGCTTCGACGCGCTTTCGCAGGCGGTCGGCGGCGTCGAGGTCTGCCTCAAGGCGCCGGTGCACGACAGCTACTCCGGCGCGGACTTCCCGGCCGGGACGCAGACGCTGTCCGGGGCGCAGGCGCTTGCGTTCGTCCGCCAGCGCCACGGCCTGACCAGCGACCTCGACCGGATCGCGCGGCAGCAGGCGTTCCTGTCCGGGATGGCGAAGAAGGTGCTGAGCGCAGGCACGTTCACCGACCCGTCGAAGCTGAGCGCCCTGGTCGGCGCGGTGCAGGGCGCGGTGGTGCTGGACAGGGGCTGGGACATCCTGAGCTTCGCGCAGCAGCTGCGGGGGATGTCTTCGGGCGCGATCGCGTTCGTCACGATTCCGGTGCTGAGCCTGTCCCTGCCGACGCCGTCCGACGGCGACGCGGTGAAGGTCGACCCGGCGCAGGTCCAGCAGTTCGTGCGCACGACGATCAGCACCCCGGCGGTCCAGGCCGCGGGCGACGACACGACCGGCGGCGTGAAGCCGGTCGCGGCGACGGGTACCAAGGCCCCGGGTGCGTCGGACGCGAAGCAGCCGGCGACCAGTACGGCCGCCGGCTGCGTGAACTGA
- a CDS encoding acyl-CoA dehydrogenase family protein produces the protein MEPLKDKLTADFYDFEALLPDEERKLLVKAREFMTGEVKPLVNDNWEAGTFPKELIGMFRDSGLAGLPYEGYGEHKPAVSNLLTGMMAMEMSRTDASVATFFGVHNGLAMYSIHSGGSQEQRDRWLPEMAAMDKIGAFAMTEPLGGSDVAGGMRTTAQRLSKEGSGDVWILNGAKKWIGNATFADYVVVWARDVDDNNVKGFVVEKGTPGFVAEKIQGKTAFRIVENAEITLTDVRVPEENRLQGIDSFRDVAEILRATRGGVAWQALGVMIGAYEAALAYAQERKQFGRPIARFQLVQDLLVKSLGNITASWGMLVQLAQLQDAGIFKDEHSSLAKAFVTSRMREVVAWSREIFGGNGIVLEYDVARFFADAEAIYSFEGTREMNTLIVGKAITGQSAFV, from the coding sequence ATGGAACCGCTCAAGGACAAGCTCACCGCCGACTTCTACGACTTCGAGGCGCTGCTGCCCGACGAGGAGCGCAAGCTGCTCGTCAAGGCGCGGGAGTTCATGACCGGCGAAGTCAAGCCGCTAGTGAACGACAACTGGGAAGCCGGGACCTTCCCGAAGGAACTGATCGGGATGTTCCGCGACTCCGGCCTCGCGGGCCTGCCCTACGAGGGCTACGGCGAGCACAAGCCCGCGGTCAGCAACCTCCTCACCGGCATGATGGCGATGGAGATGAGCCGCACGGACGCTTCCGTCGCAACGTTCTTCGGCGTCCACAACGGACTCGCGATGTACTCGATCCACAGCGGCGGCAGCCAGGAACAGCGCGACCGCTGGCTCCCCGAGATGGCCGCGATGGACAAGATCGGCGCGTTCGCGATGACCGAACCGCTCGGTGGCTCCGACGTCGCGGGCGGCATGCGCACCACCGCACAGCGTCTTTCAAAAGAAGGGTCCGGCGACGTCTGGATCCTCAACGGCGCCAAGAAGTGGATCGGCAACGCGACCTTCGCCGACTACGTCGTGGTGTGGGCGCGGGACGTCGACGACAACAACGTCAAGGGCTTCGTCGTCGAGAAGGGCACGCCGGGTTTCGTGGCGGAGAAGATCCAGGGCAAGACCGCGTTCCGGATCGTCGAGAACGCCGAGATCACCCTGACCGACGTCCGCGTGCCGGAGGAGAACCGCCTGCAGGGCATCGATTCCTTCCGCGACGTCGCGGAGATCCTGCGCGCCACCCGCGGCGGCGTCGCCTGGCAGGCGCTGGGCGTGATGATCGGCGCCTACGAGGCCGCGCTCGCCTACGCTCAGGAGCGCAAGCAGTTCGGCCGGCCGATCGCCCGCTTCCAGCTGGTGCAGGACCTGCTCGTGAAGAGCCTCGGCAACATCACCGCGTCGTGGGGCATGCTGGTGCAGCTCGCCCAGCTGCAGGACGCGGGAATCTTCAAGGACGAGCACTCGTCGCTGGCCAAGGCGTTCGTCACCTCGCGGATGCGCGAGGTCGTCGCGTGGAGCCGGGAGATCTTCGGCGGCAACGGGATCGTGCTCGAATACGACGTCGCGCGGTTCTTCGCCGACGCCGAGGCGATCTACTCCTTCGAGGGCACGCGCGAGATGAACACCCTGATCGTCGGCAAGGCGATCACCGGGCAGTCCGCGTTCGTGTAA
- a CDS encoding 3-hydroxyacyl-CoA dehydrogenase NAD-binding domain-containing protein, producing MSFRNAAVIGAGTIGLSWTALFAHHGLTVRVTDPRPDLADAVADALKTFAPHLGTTADDLASRVHIAADVTEAVKDADVVQENGPENVEFKKDLFKQLVEEAPGHALLLSSSSAIPSTAFTGEIDGSRVLIGHPFNPPHLIPLVEVVPGERTSDESVQEAVDFYTSLGRAPVVERKEIPGFVGNRLQNALSREAIYLVEQGVVTPEDLDKVITNSLGIRWATVGPFLGSHLGGGPGGYRHMAEHIGKSMKKMWAGLGNPSQSPEEQERLIEAVEKAYGSSTYSELAETRDRKQLAVLNAVEEN from the coding sequence ATGAGTTTCCGCAATGCCGCCGTCATTGGCGCCGGAACGATCGGGTTGTCCTGGACGGCGCTGTTCGCCCACCACGGCCTGACCGTCCGGGTCACCGACCCCCGCCCCGACCTCGCCGACGCCGTGGCCGACGCGCTGAAGACGTTCGCCCCGCACCTCGGCACGACCGCCGATGACCTGGCGAGCCGGGTCCACATCGCCGCCGACGTCACCGAGGCCGTGAAAGACGCGGATGTCGTGCAGGAGAACGGTCCGGAGAACGTCGAGTTCAAAAAGGACCTCTTCAAGCAACTCGTCGAGGAAGCGCCCGGGCACGCGTTGTTGCTGAGTTCGTCGAGCGCCATCCCCTCGACGGCCTTCACCGGCGAGATCGACGGCAGTCGTGTCCTCATCGGACACCCGTTCAACCCGCCGCACCTGATCCCGCTGGTCGAGGTCGTTCCCGGCGAGCGCACCAGCGACGAGTCGGTGCAGGAAGCGGTCGACTTCTACACCTCGCTCGGCCGGGCGCCGGTCGTGGAGCGCAAGGAGATCCCCGGGTTCGTCGGGAACCGGCTGCAGAACGCGCTGAGCCGCGAAGCGATCTACCTCGTCGAGCAAGGCGTGGTGACCCCGGAAGACCTGGACAAGGTGATCACGAATTCGCTCGGCATCCGCTGGGCGACGGTCGGGCCGTTCCTCGGTTCGCACCTGGGCGGTGGCCCCGGCGGCTACCGGCACATGGCCGAGCACATCGGCAAGTCCATGAAGAAGATGTGGGCCGGGCTGGGCAACCCCAGCCAGAGCCCCGAAGAGCAGGAACGGCTCATCGAAGCCGTCGAAAAGGCTTACGGCTCCTCCACGTACTCGGAACTCGCCGAGACGCGCGACCGCAAGCAGCTCGCAGTGTTGAACGCAGTGGAGGAGAACTGA
- a CDS encoding acetoacetate decarboxylase → MKIEEVRRHVTTPLTAPAFAPVVPRFTNREYLNIVYRTDADALRAVVPEPLQVEEPLVRFEVMKMGDVSGYGPYTESGQAIEVSFDGERGEYLHAMYLDNFPATASGREVSAYPKTVGSPDLYVDNGVLVGTLDYGTLRVATATMGYKHHELDAREAEHQITVPTFMLKTIPGYDGAPRVQELVRTEITDVVVKEAYTGPARLQLFQHVLAPLADLPVLEVVSASHILTDLTLAPVKPVFDYLKGAQA, encoded by the coding sequence ATGAAGATCGAAGAAGTCCGCCGTCACGTGACGACCCCGCTGACCGCCCCGGCGTTCGCGCCCGTGGTCCCCCGGTTCACGAACCGCGAGTACCTCAACATCGTCTACCGCACCGACGCCGACGCCCTGCGCGCGGTCGTCCCGGAGCCGCTGCAGGTCGAGGAACCGTTGGTGCGCTTCGAGGTCATGAAGATGGGCGACGTCTCCGGCTACGGCCCGTACACCGAGTCCGGCCAGGCGATCGAGGTCAGCTTCGACGGCGAGCGCGGCGAGTACCTGCACGCGATGTACCTCGACAACTTCCCGGCCACCGCGTCCGGGCGCGAGGTCAGCGCGTACCCGAAGACCGTCGGCAGCCCGGATCTCTATGTCGACAACGGCGTTCTCGTCGGCACCCTGGACTACGGGACGCTGCGGGTGGCCACCGCGACCATGGGCTACAAGCACCACGAACTGGACGCCCGCGAGGCCGAACACCAGATCACGGTCCCGACGTTCATGCTCAAGACGATCCCCGGCTACGACGGCGCCCCGCGCGTGCAGGAGCTGGTCCGCACCGAGATCACCGACGTCGTGGTCAAGGAGGCCTACACCGGCCCAGCCCGGCTGCAGCTGTTCCAGCACGTCCTCGCCCCGCTCGCCGACCTGCCGGTGCTGGAGGTCGTCTCCGCGAGCCACATCCTCACCGACCTGACACTCGCCCCGGTCAAGCCGGTCTTCGACTACCTGAAGGGAGCCCAGGCATGA
- a CDS encoding crotonase/enoyl-CoA hydratase family protein has product MTEVRTERIGSTLLITIDRPQARNAVNAAVATQLAAALDDLESDPTLRVGVLTGAENTFSAGMDLKAALTGESPEIPGRGFGGLTEAELTKPLIAAVEGFAMGGGFELALGCDLIVAGEDAKFGLPEVKRGLIAAGGGVIRLPKRIPHHLAMEFLLTGEPITGRRAGELGLVNRVTPNGDAAAVALQLAEKLAENAPLALAAVKKIVRGSEAKAFAVQREETKKLMQSKDVREGMTAFAERRAPKWTGE; this is encoded by the coding sequence ATGACCGAAGTACGCACCGAACGGATCGGCAGCACCCTGCTGATCACGATCGACCGGCCGCAGGCCCGCAACGCGGTCAACGCCGCCGTCGCGACCCAGCTGGCCGCCGCCCTCGACGACCTCGAGAGCGACCCGACGCTCCGGGTAGGCGTCCTCACCGGCGCCGAGAACACCTTCAGCGCCGGCATGGACCTCAAGGCCGCGCTCACGGGCGAGTCGCCGGAGATCCCCGGCCGCGGGTTCGGCGGCCTGACCGAAGCCGAGCTGACCAAGCCGCTGATCGCCGCCGTCGAAGGATTCGCCATGGGCGGCGGGTTCGAACTCGCCCTCGGCTGTGACCTGATCGTCGCCGGTGAAGATGCCAAGTTCGGCCTCCCCGAAGTGAAGCGCGGCCTGATCGCCGCGGGCGGCGGCGTGATCCGGCTGCCGAAGCGGATCCCCCACCACCTGGCGATGGAGTTCCTGCTCACCGGCGAGCCCATCACCGGCCGCCGCGCCGGCGAGCTGGGCCTGGTCAACCGCGTCACGCCGAACGGCGACGCCGCCGCCGTCGCGCTCCAGCTGGCCGAGAAGCTGGCGGAGAACGCGCCCCTGGCGCTCGCCGCCGTCAAGAAGATCGTGCGTGGCTCGGAGGCGAAAGCCTTTGCCGTGCAGCGCGAAGAGACCAAGAAGCTGATGCAGTCCAAGGACGTCCGAGAAGGCATGACCGCCTTCGCCGAGCGCCGCGCTCCGAAGTGGACAGGCGAATGA
- a CDS encoding CaiB/BaiF CoA transferase family protein — translation MTDITTGPLDGVRVIDLSTVVMGPYAAQILGDLGADVIKIESPADTVRVGEYRTTPGMTALNLNVNRNKRSVALNLKDETEREQALKLIDTADVLITNMRPGALARLGLNYADVAARNPRLVYAHAQGFRSDSDRAGNAAYDETVQASSGLVDVANRALGEPVYLPTIIGDKVSSLTIAYSVLAALVHRDKTGQGQQIEIPMTDTLIAFNLVEHLAGHTYEPAEGPTGFALSMTKGHAAVRTKDGLACVIPYNPQNFRDFFAAAGRPDLAADPRVNGDAINRADNEWLSEQIAVCAPALTTEEWAEVCAKHSIPMAPVLELDRAHEDPYVRDGHLLDTVEHPSEGTIRTVGIPVKFSATPGSIRRLAPLAGQDTAEVLAELV, via the coding sequence ATGACGGACATCACGACCGGACCGCTGGACGGCGTGCGCGTGATCGACCTCTCGACCGTGGTCATGGGCCCGTACGCGGCGCAGATCCTCGGCGACCTGGGCGCCGACGTGATCAAGATCGAGTCCCCCGCGGACACCGTGCGGGTGGGCGAGTACCGCACCACGCCGGGCATGACCGCACTGAACCTCAACGTCAACCGCAACAAGCGCAGCGTGGCCCTCAACCTCAAGGACGAGACCGAGCGCGAGCAAGCGCTCAAGCTGATCGACACGGCCGACGTGCTGATCACCAACATGCGCCCCGGCGCGCTGGCCCGCCTCGGCCTGAACTACGCCGACGTCGCCGCGCGCAACCCCCGCCTGGTCTACGCCCACGCGCAGGGTTTCCGCAGCGACTCCGACCGCGCCGGGAACGCCGCCTACGACGAGACCGTGCAGGCCTCCTCCGGCCTGGTCGACGTGGCCAACCGGGCGCTGGGCGAGCCGGTCTACCTGCCGACGATCATCGGCGACAAGGTTTCGTCGCTGACCATCGCCTACAGCGTGCTCGCCGCGCTGGTCCACCGGGACAAGACCGGCCAGGGCCAGCAGATCGAGATCCCGATGACCGACACGCTGATCGCGTTCAACCTGGTCGAGCACCTCGCCGGGCACACCTACGAGCCGGCCGAAGGCCCCACCGGGTTCGCGCTGTCGATGACGAAGGGCCACGCCGCGGTCCGCACCAAGGACGGCCTCGCCTGTGTCATCCCCTACAACCCGCAGAACTTCCGCGACTTCTTCGCCGCGGCCGGGCGCCCGGACCTCGCCGCCGACCCGCGGGTGAACGGCGACGCGATCAACCGCGCCGACAACGAGTGGCTGAGCGAGCAGATCGCGGTGTGCGCCCCGGCGCTGACCACCGAGGAGTGGGCCGAGGTGTGCGCCAAGCACAGCATCCCGATGGCCCCGGTGCTCGAGCTGGACCGCGCGCACGAGGACCCGTACGTCCGCGACGGCCACCTGCTGGACACCGTCGAGCACCCGAGCGAGGGCACCATCCGCACGGTCGGCATCCCGGTGAAGTTCTCCGCGACGCCCGGCTCGATCCGCCGCCTGGCCCCGCTGGCCGGCCAGGACACCGCCGAGGTCCTCGCCGAACTGGTCTGA
- a CDS encoding LysR family transcriptional regulator: protein MEMLHLRYFVAVAEELNFSAAARKLHMAASPLSQRIKDLEHELGQQLFDRSTHHVTLTGAGAALLPLARDVLEQVSAIPWKLAEATRPQRSTLFLGMPAGVHPDLRERVNALAERVKQRYELKRWPGTTADLVQGVHDGKLALTLARLPVTDPALEQLPVMTERLGAVVPADRFAGRDSVSLAELAGFPYVASPGEITPAYFDQLDHQLNELGVRKRIRLTNTGYGGTSEIISSGEAFSISMLDDKSPMHGYRLDNVIVLPFTDFRPQLDTGLLWRRDRTDGDLNELVEAAKEIFAEPLSS, encoded by the coding sequence ATGGAGATGCTGCATCTGCGTTATTTCGTTGCGGTTGCCGAGGAGCTGAACTTCTCCGCTGCCGCGCGGAAGCTGCACATGGCCGCGTCGCCGCTCAGCCAGCGGATCAAGGACCTCGAGCACGAGCTGGGACAGCAGCTTTTCGACCGCAGCACCCACCACGTCACCCTCACCGGCGCCGGGGCCGCGCTGCTGCCGCTCGCGCGAGACGTCCTCGAGCAGGTCAGCGCCATTCCGTGGAAGCTGGCCGAGGCGACGCGGCCGCAGCGCAGCACCCTCTTCCTCGGCATGCCCGCCGGCGTGCACCCCGACCTGCGGGAACGCGTCAACGCCCTCGCCGAACGCGTGAAACAACGGTATGAGCTCAAACGCTGGCCCGGCACCACCGCCGACCTCGTGCAGGGCGTGCACGACGGCAAGCTCGCGCTCACCCTCGCCCGGCTGCCGGTCACCGATCCCGCGCTGGAGCAGCTGCCCGTGATGACCGAACGGCTCGGCGCGGTCGTGCCCGCCGACCGGTTCGCCGGCCGGGACTCCGTCAGCCTGGCCGAGCTGGCCGGATTCCCGTACGTGGCCTCACCAGGGGAAATCACCCCCGCCTATTTCGACCAGCTCGACCACCAATTGAACGAACTGGGCGTCAGGAAACGCATCCGGCTGACCAATACCGGTTACGGCGGGACGTCGGAAATCATCTCCAGCGGCGAAGCCTTTTCCATTTCCATGCTCGACGACAAGAGCCCCATGCACGGCTACCGGCTCGACAACGTCATCGTGCTGCCCTTCACCGACTTCCGGCCCCAGCTGGACACCGGCCTGCTCTGGCGGCGCGATCGTACCGACGGCGACCTGAACGAACTCGTCGAAGCCGCGAAAGAGATCTTCGCGGAGCCGCTCAGCAGCTAG
- a CDS encoding TetR/AcrR family transcriptional regulator, with protein MPGRARRSDARDNHALLLAAAKEVFAEDGPDTPLDRIARRAGIGNATMYRHFPSRRELVIAVYADEVASLTSRARLDAADPGAELFAWLGSFVEHVRGKRDLALSLTTPAGDHETLFARWHETVNETAAALVARAKAAGAVEPDTDALDLLLLGTGVALANAPARTPRLLELVRRGVSAS; from the coding sequence ATGCCCGGACGAGCCCGCCGATCCGACGCCCGGGACAACCACGCGCTCCTGCTCGCGGCGGCGAAGGAGGTGTTCGCCGAGGACGGGCCGGACACCCCGCTCGACCGGATCGCCCGGCGCGCGGGCATCGGCAACGCGACGATGTACCGGCACTTCCCCAGCCGTCGCGAACTGGTCATCGCGGTGTATGCCGACGAAGTCGCTTCGCTGACGAGCCGCGCGCGGCTCGACGCGGCCGACCCGGGCGCGGAGCTGTTCGCCTGGCTCGGGTCGTTCGTCGAGCACGTCCGGGGCAAGCGCGACCTCGCCCTGTCCCTCACCACCCCGGCCGGCGACCACGAAACCCTGTTCGCCCGCTGGCACGAGACGGTGAACGAGACCGCGGCCGCACTCGTCGCCCGGGCGAAGGCCGCCGGTGCCGTCGAGCCGGACACCGACGCGCTCGACCTCCTCCTGCTGGGCACCGGCGTCGCCCTCGCCAACGCCCCGGCCCGCACCCCCCGCCTCCTGGAACTGGTCCGCCGCGGCGTGTCGGCCTCCTGA
- a CDS encoding ester cyclase yields MTPSAVHARLIELWTAGRYAEGLRYIDPDVVDHRGGAGGDHHGIDAWRAKWEAMAAGDFFADFRDVTVRVEQNVADGEFSVNRYTSSGTQLSTGRSYAVTSMDMIRVRDGRVVEHWALMDVTARAAQLSPRSAGR; encoded by the coding sequence GTGACCCCTTCCGCGGTGCACGCCCGCCTGATCGAACTCTGGACCGCCGGCCGGTACGCCGAAGGCCTGCGGTACATCGACCCCGACGTCGTCGACCATCGCGGCGGCGCGGGCGGCGACCACCACGGCATCGACGCCTGGCGGGCGAAGTGGGAGGCGATGGCCGCCGGGGACTTCTTCGCCGACTTCCGCGACGTCACCGTGCGGGTCGAGCAGAACGTCGCCGACGGCGAGTTCTCGGTGAACCGCTACACCAGCTCGGGCACGCAGCTTTCGACCGGCCGGAGCTACGCCGTGACCAGCATGGACATGATCCGGGTTCGCGACGGCCGGGTCGTCGAGCACTGGGCGCTCATGGACGTCACCGCCCGCGCCGCCCAGCTCAGCCCGCGGTCAGCGGGAAGGTGA
- a CDS encoding sensor histidine kinase → MRGTLAGRITLVCLAVASVAVIVAGLVASPLIRTTADNVLQSSLAAQADVVASQLDETGIGNRLGVGKVADVVRGQGISVVVRRAGGQALGDAVAVQAAVKAGLAADHSGRVTVAGSQYLVETRVVGARGAAFALVLPTRNAQATQRALVRNILVALGIGLLVAAAAGFVSGRLLGRPLRRAALAAGSLRAGRRDVRVPVQGPREVAEVAGSLNSLADALSQSESRQRDFLLSVSHELRTPLTAVTGFAEAIADGVASGPDAVRAGQTIQREALRLERLVTDLLELARLGADEFRLDVASLDLGALVRDCAEVWQLRCAREDVRLSVSAPATPVPVLADARRLRQVVDGLAENALRVTPSGAPMVFSLSSSDSSASLAVRDGGPGLAPEDYPVAFERGVLNARYRDRRPVGSGIGLALVHALVTRMGGTLAAGPAPEGGAAFTITFPLTAG, encoded by the coding sequence ATGAGGGGCACCTTGGCCGGCCGGATCACGTTGGTGTGCCTCGCGGTCGCGAGTGTCGCGGTGATCGTGGCGGGGCTGGTCGCGTCCCCGCTGATCCGGACCACGGCGGACAACGTGCTGCAGTCGTCACTGGCCGCGCAGGCCGACGTCGTCGCGTCGCAGCTGGACGAAACGGGCATCGGGAACCGGCTGGGCGTCGGCAAGGTCGCGGACGTCGTGCGGGGGCAGGGCATTTCGGTGGTCGTCCGGCGCGCGGGCGGGCAGGCGCTCGGGGACGCCGTCGCCGTGCAGGCCGCCGTCAAGGCCGGGCTGGCGGCGGATCACTCGGGGCGCGTCACGGTGGCGGGCTCGCAGTACCTGGTCGAGACGCGGGTGGTGGGCGCGCGCGGGGCGGCGTTCGCGCTGGTCCTGCCCACGCGGAACGCCCAAGCGACGCAACGGGCGCTGGTGCGCAACATCCTGGTGGCGCTGGGCATCGGGTTGCTGGTGGCGGCCGCGGCGGGCTTCGTCTCGGGGCGGCTGCTGGGCCGTCCGCTGCGCCGGGCCGCTCTTGCCGCGGGGTCGCTGCGGGCGGGGCGTCGCGACGTGCGGGTGCCGGTGCAGGGACCGCGGGAGGTGGCGGAGGTGGCGGGGTCGTTGAATTCACTGGCCGACGCGCTGTCTCAGAGTGAATCCCGGCAGCGCGACTTCCTGCTGTCGGTGTCGCACGAGCTGCGGACGCCGCTGACCGCCGTGACGGGCTTCGCCGAGGCGATCGCGGACGGCGTCGCGTCGGGGCCCGACGCCGTCCGGGCCGGGCAGACGATCCAGCGGGAGGCATTGCGGCTCGAGCGGCTGGTCACGGACCTGCTGGAGCTGGCGCGGCTGGGCGCGGACGAGTTCCGGCTGGACGTCGCTTCGCTGGATTTGGGGGCACTGGTCCGCGACTGCGCGGAGGTCTGGCAGCTGCGGTGCGCGCGGGAGGACGTCCGGCTGTCGGTTTCGGCGCCTGCTACTCCGGTCCCGGTGCTGGCGGACGCCCGGCGGCTGCGTCAGGTGGTCGACGGGCTGGCGGAGAACGCTCTGCGCGTCACCCCTTCGGGTGCCCCGATGGTGTTCTCGCTGTCCTCGTCCGATTCGTCGGCCTCGCTTGCGGTCCGCGACGGCGGTCCGGGCCTGGCGCCGGAGGACTACCCGGTGGCGTTCGAGCGCGGGGTGCTGAACGCACGGTACCGCGACCGCCGTCCGGTCGGCTCCGGCATCGGCCTGGCCCTGGTCCACGCCCTGGTCACCCGCATGGGCGGGACGTTGGCAGCGGGCCCGGCGCCCGAAGGCGGCGCCGCCTTCACCATCACCTTCCCGCTGACCGCGGGCTGA